A window of Oscillospiraceae bacterium contains these coding sequences:
- the larE gene encoding ATP-dependent sacrificial sulfur transferase LarE: protein MEAKYERLRAGLAALDGVAVAFSGGVDSTFLLHTAHSVLGDRTLAVTARSESFPARELREASDFCVQRGIRHVICVSEELDIDGFAQNPANRCYLCKRELFSKIWNIAHAHAIVHVAEGSNRDDDGDYRPGLQAVAELRVLSPLREAGLTKKEIRALSRREGLLTWDKQSFACLSSRFVYGESITREKLRMVENAEQLLLDLGFRQVRVRIHGTIARIETGADELPTVVREDNRRVICDAFKELGFSYVALDLCGYRTGSMNETLPGAP, encoded by the coding sequence ATGGAAGCGAAATACGAGCGGCTGCGGGCCGGTCTGGCCGCGCTGGACGGTGTGGCCGTGGCCTTCTCCGGCGGTGTGGATTCGACATTCCTGCTCCACACGGCCCACAGTGTGCTGGGCGACCGCACCCTCGCCGTCACCGCGCGCTCGGAGTCCTTCCCCGCACGGGAACTGCGGGAGGCGTCCGATTTCTGTGTGCAGCGCGGCATCCGTCACGTCATCTGCGTCTCCGAGGAATTGGACATCGACGGCTTCGCCCAAAATCCTGCCAACCGTTGTTACCTGTGCAAACGTGAATTATTTTCTAAAATTTGGAATATAGCCCATGCCCATGCGATTGTGCATGTGGCGGAGGGGTCGAACCGCGACGATGACGGGGACTACCGCCCGGGTCTGCAGGCAGTGGCCGAGCTGAGGGTGCTGAGTCCGCTCCGCGAGGCAGGTCTCACGAAAAAGGAGATCCGCGCTCTCTCCCGGCGCGAGGGGCTTTTGACGTGGGACAAGCAGTCCTTCGCCTGTCTCTCCTCCCGTTTTGTCTATGGCGAGTCCATCACGCGGGAAAAACTCCGGATGGTGGAAAACGCGGAGCAACTGCTGCTTGATCTCGGATTCCGGCAGGTCCGTGTGCGCATCCACGGGACCATCGCCCGCATCGAGACGGGTGCGGACGAATTGCCGACGGTCGTCCGGGAGGACAATCGCCGGGTGATCTGCGATGCGTTCAAAGAACTGGGGTTTTCCTATGTGGCGCTTGACTTGTGCGGTTATCGCACCGGCAGCATGAACGAGACGCTGCCCGGCGCGCCGTGA
- a CDS encoding sodium ion-translocating decarboxylase subunit beta translates to MLRELFSGALAVSWQQGVMYAVGLVLILLAILKDYEPMLLLPIGFGALLVNLPFATVWTHGGEKGFLQIFYDAGIITELFPILIFIAIGAMIDFTHLLSSPKMVLFGAAAQFGIFFTVLVALALGEAIPSLDIDLKIAASIGVIGTADGPTSIVVAQQFAASYLGAITVAAYSYMALVPIIQPPVIRMLTTRKERLIRMDNQVRKVSKMARIVFPIVITVVAGILVPASAALVGSLMFGNLIRECGVLERLSKTAQNELANLVTLLLGITIGATMRADQFLRLETLLILGLGLVAFVFDTAGGVLFAKFINVFSKHKVNPMIGAAGISAFPMSSRIVQKMAKEEDPHNFILMPAVSANVSGQLGSVVAGGMILQLIPILLAKLT, encoded by the coding sequence ATGCTGAGAGAATTGTTTTCCGGCGCGCTGGCGGTGAGTTGGCAGCAGGGGGTCATGTATGCGGTCGGGCTGGTGCTCATCTTGCTCGCGATTTTGAAGGACTATGAGCCGATGCTCCTGCTGCCGATCGGTTTTGGCGCGCTCCTTGTGAACCTGCCCTTCGCCACCGTCTGGACCCATGGCGGCGAGAAAGGTTTTTTGCAGATCTTCTACGATGCCGGCATCATCACCGAACTGTTTCCGATCCTCATCTTCATCGCCATCGGCGCGATGATCGACTTCACACACCTGTTGTCCTCACCCAAGATGGTGCTGTTTGGCGCGGCGGCGCAGTTTGGCATCTTTTTCACGGTTCTTGTGGCGCTGGCGTTGGGCGAGGCGATTCCCTCGCTCGACATCGACCTGAAGATCGCGGCCTCCATCGGCGTCATCGGCACGGCGGACGGGCCAACCTCCATTGTCGTCGCTCAGCAGTTTGCCGCCTCCTACCTGGGGGCCATCACGGTGGCCGCTTACTCCTACATGGCGCTGGTGCCGATCATCCAGCCGCCGGTCATCCGGATGCTGACCACCCGCAAAGAACGTCTCATCCGTATGGACAACCAGGTGCGCAAGGTCTCGAAGATGGCGCGGATCGTCTTCCCGATCGTCATCACCGTTGTCGCCGGCATCCTGGTGCCGGCCTCTGCGGCGCTGGTCGGGTCGCTGATGTTCGGTAACCTCATCCGCGAGTGCGGCGTGTTGGAGCGCCTCTCAAAGACGGCGCAAAACGAGCTTGCCAATCTGGTTACGCTGCTGCTCGGCATCACGATCGGCGCGACGATGCGTGCGGACCAGTTTTTGCGCCTGGAGACGCTGCTCATCCTGGGTCTGGGGCTCGTCGCGTTTGTCTTTGACACGGCGGGCGGTGTTTTATTCGCGAAATTCATCAATGTGTTCAGCAAGCACAAGGTGAACCCAATGATTGGTGCGGCGGGCATCTCCGCCTTCCCGATGTCGAGCCGGATCGTCCAGAAGATGGCCAAGGAGGAAGATCCACACAACTTCATCCTCATGCCCGCCGTGAGCGCCAATGTGTCGGGTCAGCTCGGCTCCGTCGTGGCGGGCGGCATGATCCTCCAGCTCATACCGATCTTGCTCGCGAAGCTGACATAA
- the rpsU gene encoding 30S ribosomal protein S21 encodes MSEVRVKENESLDSALKRFKRNCAKSGVLSELRKREHYESPSVKRRKKSEAARAKKKFR; translated from the coding sequence ATGTCGGAAGTCAGAGTCAAAGAGAACGAATCTCTTGACAGCGCGCTCAAACGTTTCAAGCGCAATTGCGCGAAATCGGGTGTGCTTTCCGAACTCCGTAAGAGGGAACACTACGAGAGCCCCAGCGTCAAGCGGCGCAAAAAGTCCGAAGCGGCCCGCGCCAAAAAGAAGTTCAGATGA
- a CDS encoding acyl-protein synthetase, which translates to MGVGWRLFYRRGLYDLSGTQALFFQAMTENVRHHMACCPDYAAILRHCGFSPDDLHTPDDLYKIPPLPTLLLKRRALYSAPPERLLFRSTTSGTSGAVSEMGLDLPSAARGFGMVLTTLLTHRILSPRPADFVVLGYQPTRRNRIGAVKTAYAMTFTAPSLHRVYALRDTGDTYALNFDEIRAALLRCERRRRPVRFIGFPAYFFFFLQTLAREGVQLRLHPKSRVFLAGGWKQFFAEQVDRPALCALSARVLGLGDAYIREFFGAVEHPIAYFDCPNHHFHVPIYTRVLIRDVSTLAPVGYGTPGLLNLLTPMITSMPFASILTDDLAVLRAGSSCGCGISSPYFDVLGRVGLSDIKTCAASAAELLADLGKGGHL; encoded by the coding sequence ATGGGCGTCGGATGGCGACTGTTTTATCGGCGCGGGCTCTACGACCTTTCTGGCACGCAGGCTCTGTTTTTCCAGGCGATGACGGAAAATGTTCGCCACCACATGGCCTGCTGCCCAGATTACGCAGCAATCTTGCGGCACTGCGGCTTCTCGCCGGACGATCTGCACACTCCAGACGACCTGTACAAGATTCCACCCCTGCCGACATTGCTGCTGAAGCGCCGTGCTCTGTACTCCGCGCCACCCGAGCGGCTGCTGTTTCGCTCGACGACATCCGGCACCAGCGGGGCGGTCAGCGAGATGGGGCTGGACCTGCCCTCGGCCGCGCGCGGGTTCGGTATGGTGCTCACGACGCTGCTCACCCACCGGATCCTCTCTCCACGCCCAGCCGACTTCGTTGTTTTGGGCTATCAGCCCACCCGGCGCAACCGCATCGGCGCCGTAAAAACCGCCTATGCCATGACGTTCACAGCGCCCTCTCTCCACCGCGTCTATGCGCTGCGCGACACCGGGGACACCTACGCGCTGAACTTCGACGAGATCCGTGCCGCGTTGCTGCGCTGCGAACGGCGCCGCCGTCCCGTACGTTTCATCGGCTTTCCGGCGTATTTTTTCTTTTTCTTGCAGACGCTGGCACGGGAGGGCGTACAGCTGCGGCTGCATCCGAAGTCGCGCGTGTTTCTGGCGGGCGGCTGGAAGCAGTTTTTCGCGGAGCAAGTCGACCGGCCGGCGCTTTGCGCGCTGTCCGCGCGCGTCCTGGGTCTTGGGGATGCGTACATCCGCGAATTCTTCGGTGCGGTGGAACACCCGATTGCCTACTTTGACTGCCCAAACCATCACTTCCACGTCCCGATCTATACCCGCGTGCTGATCCGCGACGTGTCGACACTGGCACCCGTCGGGTACGGAACGCCCGGTCTTTTGAACCTACTGACGCCGATGATCACGAGCATGCCGTTTGCGAGTATCTTGACAGACGACCTCGCGGTCCTGCGGGCGGGATCCTCCTGCGGCTGTGGGATCTCTTCGCCGTACTTTGACGTGCTCGGACGCGTCGGCCTGAGCGACATCAAAACCTGCGCCGCATCGGCGGCGGAACTGCTCGCCGACCTCGGGAAAGGCGGTCATCTATGA
- a CDS encoding OadG family protein: MSENMELGIQLMLYGLAGVFLVLAIFIVTIVLLRKFFPHRDDKDDG; this comes from the coding sequence ATGAGCGAGAATATGGAGCTCGGGATCCAACTGATGCTCTACGGCCTTGCGGGCGTATTTTTGGTGCTCGCGATCTTCATCGTGACCATCGTGCTGCTGCGGAAATTCTTCCCGCATCGCGACGACAAAGACGACGGTTGA
- a CDS encoding acyl-CoA reductase, with protein MNLVDGKCLETADCAPIVDALPQRVLRTLASGQLDLARVLRACDRLVSSLDERRILEEMTSLGIPAPLARRHLRDARALFCEDALRGRLASEFGTDWAGRTSQSASGAGHVTERLAPLGVLLHIAAGNADGLPVFSVLEGLLTGNINILKLPAAEGGISVRILQALLAIDPLLAEYVYVFDYSSRDIENIEKLIRVSDAVVVWGGDAAVSALRRLVPPNTKLIEWGHKVSFAYVTPSGVTPANLSGLADNIAETHQLLCSSCQGLFLDTDDMSAVYALCETFLPVLETALARLPCPAGTQAGATLERYTANLAAALGGPRVFHGALACLAAWESSTLESAPGFGHAWVRRLPRCEVLSALRLHKGHLQTAALLCADEERDALATLLFKAGAVRVTTGARMSRAYGADAPRDGERALRRYMKMTTVEGFES; from the coding sequence ATGAATCTGGTGGACGGAAAATGCTTGGAGACGGCGGATTGTGCGCCGATCGTCGACGCGCTGCCCCAGCGTGTGCTGCGCACACTGGCGTCCGGGCAACTCGACCTGGCGCGCGTCCTGCGTGCCTGCGACCGGCTCGTCTCATCGCTCGATGAGAGACGCATCCTCGAAGAGATGACGTCGCTCGGCATCCCCGCACCGCTGGCCCGGCGCCATCTGCGCGACGCGCGGGCACTGTTTTGTGAAGATGCGCTGCGCGGCCGGCTCGCCTCGGAATTCGGGACGGACTGGGCGGGACGGACATCCCAGTCCGCATCCGGCGCCGGACATGTCACGGAGCGTCTGGCCCCCCTCGGCGTGCTACTGCACATCGCAGCCGGCAACGCCGACGGTCTGCCGGTGTTCAGTGTGTTGGAGGGGCTTCTCACCGGCAACATCAACATCCTGAAACTCCCTGCCGCGGAGGGCGGGATCTCCGTGCGGATCCTACAGGCGCTGCTTGCCATCGATCCATTGCTCGCCGAGTATGTCTATGTGTTCGACTACTCCTCGCGCGACATAGAAAACATCGAAAAGCTGATCCGTGTGTCCGACGCTGTCGTGGTCTGGGGCGGCGACGCGGCTGTCTCGGCACTGCGGCGGCTCGTGCCGCCGAACACGAAGCTCATCGAGTGGGGGCACAAGGTCAGTTTCGCCTATGTCACCCCCAGCGGCGTCACACCGGCGAATCTGTCCGGTCTCGCGGACAACATCGCCGAGACCCATCAGTTGTTGTGTAGCTCCTGCCAGGGTCTTTTTCTCGACACGGACGACATGTCGGCGGTATACGCGCTCTGTGAGACCTTTCTTCCGGTCCTCGAAACCGCACTCGCGCGTCTGCCGTGCCCCGCCGGCACGCAGGCGGGCGCGACATTGGAGCGTTACACCGCCAACCTGGCTGCCGCGCTGGGCGGCCCACGCGTTTTTCACGGTGCTCTCGCCTGTCTCGCCGCTTGGGAGAGCAGCACCCTTGAGAGCGCGCCCGGCTTCGGCCACGCTTGGGTTCGGCGTCTGCCGCGCTGCGAGGTTCTGTCCGCGTTGCGTTTACACAAGGGGCACCTGCAAACCGCCGCTCTGCTCTGCGCCGATGAAGAGCGGGATGCATTGGCAACGCTTCTCTTCAAAGCCGGCGCCGTCCGCGTCACCACCGGCGCGCGCATGTCGCGCGCCTACGGTGCCGACGCCCCCCGCGACGGTGAACGCGCACTCCGACGCTACATGAAGATGACCACCGTGGAAGGCTTTGAAAGCTGA
- a CDS encoding cation:proton antiporter: protein MEVTTVVIVVLFAIVLSNVLHHLFPRLPLTLSQIGVGCLFGLALPGGTLELEPEIFMVLVIAPLLFREAEETDLLSLWRVRRPVFLRCV from the coding sequence ATGGAAGTCACAACCGTCGTCATCGTGGTTTTGTTTGCCATTGTGCTCTCCAATGTGCTGCATCACCTGTTTCCCCGCTTGCCGCTGACGCTGAGCCAGATCGGCGTCGGCTGCCTGTTTGGGCTGGCGCTGCCGGGCGGTACGCTGGAACTGGAGCCGGAGATCTTTATGGTACTGGTGATCGCGCCGTTGTTGTTTCGGGAGGCGGAGGAGACGGATCTGCTGTCACTGTGGCGGGTCAGACGGCCTGTGTTTCTAAGGTGTGTTTGA
- a CDS encoding putative DNA modification/repair radical SAM protein: MKKLTLLGAAAKFDASCASSGGGRAGRKGQLGNAHMAGICHTWAADGRCVSLLKVLMSNACQFDCAYCQNRRSADVERATFTPEELSGLVIEFYRRNYIEGLFLSSGVYRSPDDTMALMTRTLEILRREYRFGGYIHVKIIPGASPELVDAVGLLADRVSVNIELPSRHSLSLLAPQKPPEKIFSPMDYIRRAQTMNLEDRRHFAHAPLFAPAGQSTQMIVGATPDTDLTILRLSQGLYRKYRMKRVYFSAYIPVGTHPVLPPGGSQVPLLREHRLYQADWLMRFYDFTPDELLSEADPLLDSTLDPKCAWALRHPEQFPVEANSAPYETLLRVPGVGVVSARRIVTARRQSVLRLEDLHRLGVVMKRARYFLTARGVFGGSMLPGSPFLREALVERSDDGQLSLFAPPPAPGPALPPAPDKSAATLAPALAAGVDKPSAHSLPLTHDLVV, from the coding sequence ATGAAGAAGCTCACCTTGCTCGGCGCGGCGGCCAAGTTCGACGCCTCCTGCGCCTCTTCAGGCGGAGGGCGCGCCGGGCGCAAGGGGCAGCTCGGCAACGCTCATATGGCCGGCATCTGCCACACCTGGGCCGCGGACGGGCGGTGCGTGTCGCTGCTCAAGGTACTCATGAGCAACGCCTGCCAGTTCGACTGCGCTTACTGCCAGAACCGGCGCTCCGCCGACGTGGAGCGGGCCACATTCACGCCGGAGGAGCTTTCCGGCCTTGTCATCGAATTTTACCGCCGCAATTATATCGAGGGCCTGTTTCTCAGTTCCGGCGTCTACCGTTCCCCCGACGATACGATGGCACTCATGACCCGCACGCTGGAAATCCTCCGCCGGGAGTACCGTTTCGGCGGATACATCCACGTCAAGATTATCCCCGGCGCCTCCCCCGAGCTGGTGGACGCCGTCGGCCTGCTGGCGGACCGGGTCAGTGTGAACATCGAACTGCCCTCGCGCCACTCGTTGTCGCTGCTCGCGCCGCAGAAGCCGCCGGAGAAGATCTTCAGCCCCATGGACTACATCCGCCGCGCCCAGACGATGAACCTGGAGGATCGCCGCCACTTTGCCCACGCCCCGCTCTTCGCTCCAGCCGGGCAATCCACGCAGATGATCGTGGGCGCCACCCCCGACACCGATCTCACGATCCTGCGGCTCTCTCAGGGGCTCTATCGCAAGTACCGAATGAAACGGGTCTATTTCTCCGCTTATATCCCGGTGGGCACGCACCCTGTTCTGCCGCCCGGCGGCAGTCAGGTGCCGCTGCTGCGCGAACATCGACTCTACCAGGCCGACTGGCTCATGCGCTTCTACGACTTCACGCCGGACGAGCTGCTCTCGGAAGCGGACCCGCTGCTGGATAGTACGCTCGATCCCAAGTGCGCCTGGGCACTCCGGCACCCGGAACAGTTCCCCGTCGAGGCAAACAGCGCCCCGTATGAGACGTTGCTGCGCGTACCCGGCGTGGGCGTCGTCTCCGCCCGGCGCATCGTGACCGCCCGGCGGCAGAGTGTCTTGCGGCTTGAGGACCTGCACCGCCTCGGCGTCGTGATGAAACGCGCCCGGTACTTCCTCACGGCGCGCGGCGTCTTTGGCGGATCCATGCTGCCTGGCAGTCCTTTCCTGCGCGAGGCTCTTGTCGAACGGTCCGACGATGGCCAGCTTTCCCTCTTCGCACCGCCGCCGGCTCCGGGTCCCGCTCTGCCGCCGGCTCCGGACAAATCCGCCGCGACGCTGGCGCCCGCGTTGGCCGCCGGTGTCGACAAGCCGTCCGCCCACAGCCTGCCGCTCACCCATGATTTGGTTGTATGA
- a CDS encoding TIGR03915 family putative DNA repair protein, which translates to MIWLYDGGWEGLLTAVFQVFAQKDNEASICPQQRFPGGSLFPVHTVAADPARAGRVARGMARLSPQLPRVAYRAFLSERPAFEDALLGTLRLGFARHIDPLPLRHTEPVRRLHRLSEEVTRELVLFMGIIRLVHAEDDLYVADIEPDTFVLPLLGRHFHGRFGAQRLIIRDLKRRLALVSTPVEWLIAALPDGPLPPLPEDRTIGDMWCAYFAAIANPARRTPALQRRFVPTRYRLHITEFENLPSSGGTPPSPSDES; encoded by the coding sequence ATGATTTGGTTGTATGACGGCGGTTGGGAGGGGCTGCTGACGGCTGTCTTTCAGGTGTTTGCACAAAAAGACAACGAGGCCTCGATCTGCCCGCAGCAGCGCTTCCCCGGGGGGTCTCTGTTTCCCGTGCACACCGTGGCAGCCGACCCGGCGCGGGCCGGGCGCGTGGCGCGCGGCATGGCACGGCTTTCTCCCCAGCTGCCCCGCGTGGCCTACCGGGCCTTCCTCTCTGAACGGCCGGCATTCGAAGATGCCTTGCTCGGCACGCTCCGACTGGGCTTTGCCAGGCATATCGATCCGCTACCGTTGCGCCATACAGAACCCGTGCGCCGGCTGCACCGGCTCTCCGAAGAGGTGACCCGCGAACTTGTTTTGTTCATGGGCATCATCCGGCTCGTCCATGCCGAAGACGACCTGTACGTGGCCGACATCGAGCCGGATACCTTCGTTCTGCCACTGCTGGGCCGCCACTTCCACGGACGCTTTGGGGCACAGCGACTGATCATTCGCGACCTAAAACGCCGTCTCGCTCTTGTCTCGACGCCGGTGGAGTGGTTGATTGCCGCGCTGCCGGACGGGCCTCTGCCGCCGCTGCCGGAGGACCGGACCATCGGCGATATGTGGTGCGCCTACTTCGCCGCCATTGCCAATCCGGCCCGCCGCACCCCGGCGCTCCAGCGCCGTTTTGTCCCCACCCGTTATCGTCTCCACATCACGGAATTTGAAAATTTACCATCTTCGGGCGGCACGCCGCCTTCGCCTTCCGACGAGAGCTAA